One Pyrus communis chromosome 13, drPyrComm1.1, whole genome shotgun sequence genomic window carries:
- the LOC137712705 gene encoding ATPase 11, plasma membrane-type-like, translated as MGEKPEVLDAVLKETVDLENIPIEEVFENLRCSKEGLSSEAAEERLTIFGHNKLEEKQESKFLKFLGFMWNPLSWVMEAAAIMAIALANGGGKPPDWQDFVGIMTLLVINSTISFIEENNAGNAAAALMARLAPKAKVLRDGRWNEQDASVLVPGDIISIKLGDIVPADARLLEGDPLKIDQSALTGESLAVTKSPGDGVYSGSTCKQGEIEAVVIATGVHTFFGKAAHLVDSTNQVGHFQKVLTAIGNFCICSIAVGMVIEIIVMYPIQDRKYRPGIDNLLVLLIGGIPIAMPTVLSVTMAIGSHRLSQQGAITKRMTAIEEMAGMDVLCSDKTGTLTLNKLTVDKNLIEVFAKGVDPDAVVLMAARASRLENQDAIDTAIVGMLADPKEARAGIQEIHFLPFNPTDKRTALTYLDRDGKMHRVSKGAPEQILNLARNKSDIERRVHAVIDKFAERGLRSLAVAYQEVPEGRKESAGAPWQFVGVMPLFDPPRHDSAETIRRALNLGVNVKMITGDQLAIGKETGRRLGMGTNMYPSSALLGQDKDESIIALPIDELIEKADGFAGVFPEHKYEIVKRLQARKHICGMTGDGVNDAPALKKADIGIAVADATDAARSASDIVLTEPGLSVIISAVLTSRAIFQRMKNYTIYAVSITIRIVLGFMLLALLWKFDFPPFMVLIIAILNDGTIMTISKDRVKPSPLPDSWKLAEIFATGIVLGGYLAIMTVIFFWAAYKTDFFPRTFGVSTLKKTANDDFRKLASAIYLQVSIISQALIFVTRSRSWSFIERPGLLLMVAFIIAQLIATLIAVYANWSFAAIKGIGWGWAGVIWLYNIVTYIPLDIIKFMIRYALSGKAWDLLIEQRVAFTRQKDFGKEQRELQWAHAQRTLHGLQPPDTKMFTERTHFTELNQIAEEAKRRAEIARLRELTTLKGHVESVVRLKGLDIDTIQQSYTV; from the exons GAAAATATACCCATTGAAGAGGTGTTTGAGAATCTGAGATGTAGCAAAGAGGGTCTCAGCAGTGAGGCTGCTGAGGAAAGACTCACCATTTTTGGGCACAACAAGCTTGAAGAAAAGCAG GAGAGcaaatttttgaagtttttgggttttatgTGGAATCCTCTCTCATGGGTTATGGAAGCTGCCGCTATAATGGCCATTGCTCTTGCAAATGGAGGG GGTAAGCCACCGGATTGGCAAGATTTTGTGGGTATTATGACCCTGCTCGTCATCAATTCCACAATCAGTTTCATTGAGGAAAACAATGCCGGTAATGCTGCAGCAGCACTCATGGCTCGTTTGGCTCCAAAAGCCAAG GTCCTTCGAGATGGAAGGTGGAATGAACAAGATGCTTCGGTTCTAGTTCCTGGTGATATAATTAGTATTAAGCTTGGTGACATTGTTCCAGCCGATGCTCGTCTACTTGAAGGGGATCCTTTGAAAATTGACCAG TCTGCACTTACAGGTGAATCCCTTGCCGTGACGAAAAGCCCTGGGGATGGTGTGTATTCTGGTTCTACTTGCAAACAAGGAGAGATTGAAGCAGTGGTCATTGCCACCGGTGTCCATACCTTCTTTGGAAAAGCTGCTCACCTTGTTGATAGCACGAATCAAGTGGGCCATTTCCAAAAG gtCTTGACTGCAATTGGGAATTTCTGCATATGTTCCATTGCTGTGGGGATGGTAATAGAGATAATTGTCATGTACCCGATTCAAGACCGAAAATATCGTCCTGGAATTGATAACCTTCTTGTGCTTCTCATTGGTGGAATTCCAATTGCCATGCCGACAGTTCTGTCTGTGACAATGGCTATTGGGTCTCATAGATTATCACAGCAG GGAGCTATTACAAAGAGAATGACAGCAATTGAAGAGATGGCAGGCATGGATGTTCTTTGCAGTGACAAGACTGGAACTCTGACATTGAATAAGCTTACTGTTGACAAAAATCTTATCGAG GTTTTTGCAAAAGGAGTGGATCCAGATGCTGTTGTGTTGATGGCAGCTCGAGCCTCCAGACTGGAGAATCAAGATGCAATAGATACTGCTATAGTTGGGATGCTTGCTGATCCTAAGGAG GCACGTGCCGGAATTCAAGAAATACACTTCCTTCCTTTCAATCCTACTGATAAACGAACTGCATTGACTTATCTAGATCGTGATGGTAAAATGCATAGAGTTAGCAAAGGTGCACCAGAGCAG attttgaatCTTGCACGCAATAAGTCAGACATCGAGCGCAGAGTTCATGCTGTTATTGATAAGTTTGCTGAGCGAGGTTTACGATCTCTTGCTGTAGCATACCAG GAAGTTCcagaaggaaggaaagagagtGCTGGAGCCCCGTGGCAATTTGTTGGTGTAATGCCACTCTTTGACCCACCTAGACATGACAGTGCAGAGACAATAAGGAGGGCGTTAAATCTTGGAGTGAATGTGAAGATGATTACTG GGGATCAACTGGCGATTGGAAAGGAAACTGGACGTCGCTTGGGGATGGGAACCAATATGTACCCTTCATCTGCTTTGCTAGGACAGGACAAGGATGAGTCAATTATTGCTTTACCGATTGACGAGCTGATAGAAAAAGCTGATGGCTTTGCTGGGGTTTTCCCAG AGCACAAATACGAGATTGTGAAACGTTTGCAAGCTAGGAAACATATCTGTGGAATGACTGGTGATGGAGTCAATGATGCTCCTGCCCTCAAAAAAGCTGATATTGGTATAGCTGTTGCTGATGCAACAGATGCTGCTCGCAGTGCTTCTGATATTGTGCTTACTGAACCTGGCCTTAGTGTCATCATTAGTGCTGTTTTGACCAGTCGGGCAATCTTCCAGAGGATGAAAAATTACACA ATATATGCTGTTTCCATCACAATTCGTATTGTG CTTGGTTTCATGTTGCTGGCTCTCCTATGGAAGTTTGACTTTCCACCTTTCATGGTGCTTATTATTGCGATCCTCAATGAtg GTACGATCATGACAATATCAAAGGACAGAGTCAAACCGTCTCCTCTGCCAGATAGCTGGAAGCTGGCCGAGATTTTTGCAACTGGAATTGTGCTCGGAGGCTACTTGGCAATAATGACTGTGATATTCTTTTGGGCAGCATACAAAACAGACTTCTTCCCA AGAACATTTGGGGTATCAACCCTTAAGAAAACAGCGAATGATGACTTTCGGAAACTTGCCTCTGCTATATATCTACAAGTGAGCATTATTAGCCAGGCCCTCATATTTGTCACACGGTCTCGAAGTTGGTCGTTTATTGAGCGACCTGGATTGTTGCTTATGGTGGCCTTTATAATAGCTCAGCTG ATAGCCACCTTGATTGCAGTCTATGCAAATTGGAGTTTTGCTGCCATTAAGGGGATCGGATGGGGTTGGGCCGGGGTGATATGGCTTTATAATATTGTCACATATATCCCTCTGGATATCATAAAATTCATGATACGCTATGCTCTGAGCGGGAAGGCGTGGGATCTACTGATTGAACAGAGG gTTGCTTTCACAAGGCAAAAGGACTTTGGAAAGGAACAACGTGAGCTTCAATGGGCGCACGCACAAAGGACATTGCACGGGTTGCAGCCACCGGACACCAAGATGTTTACAGAACGAACACATTTCACAGAACTCAATCAGATCGCCGAAGAGGCCAAAAGAAGAGCTGAGATTGCAAG GTTGAGGGAACTCACTACACTGAAAGGTCACGTCGAATCCGTGGTGAGATTGAAGGGGCTCGACATCGACACAATTCAGCAATCATACACAGTTTAA
- the LOC137712677 gene encoding protein NRT1/ PTR FAMILY 2.11-like yields MAKNYEEAVTKDESEIKYRGIKAMPFVIGNETFEKLGTIGTSSNLLVYLTTVFNMKSITATTLVNVFNGTTNFATLPGAFLSDTYFGRYKTLGFASVASFLGMLILTLTAAVANLHPPSCEADGKSGPCIGPTPWQMAFLLSGLGLLVVGAGGIRPCNLAFGADQFDPNTESGKKATNSFFNWYYFTFTFAMMVSLTIIVYVQSNVSWAWGLGIPTFLMFLSCALFFMGTKIYMIVKPDGSPFTTAVRVTVAAVKKRGLQLPEQPGISLFNYVPKSSINSKIPYTDQFRILNKAAIMTNEDKINPDGSAANPWGLCSMQQVEEIKCLVRVVPIWISQVIYYVTHVQQQTYTVFQALQSDRHLGNTGFKIPAASYTIFTMLALTLWIPIYDRLLVPKLRKITGKEGGITVLQKMGIGMVLAIITMLVSGLVEEKRRSLALSNPIGMEERRGAISSMSGFWFVPQLSLIGLSEACTVIGQVEFYYKQFPENMRSIGGSFLFVGMAMSNYLSSFLVSIVHHTSDWLPEDLNKGRLDYFYYVVVVLEVLNLVYFVVLARWFKYKGSGGSASEIGMENMQSEKHLV; encoded by the exons ATGGCGAAGAATTACGAGGAGGCTGTTACAAAAGATGAGTCTGAGATCAAGTACCGTGGCATCAAAGCCATGCCCTTTGTTATAG GAAATGAAACCTTTGAGAAGCTAGGAACCATAGGAACTTCATCGAACCTTTTGGTCTATCTGACCACAGTGTTCAACATGAAAAGCATCACAGCTACAACTCTTGTCAATGTCTTCAATGGCACCACCAACTTTGCCACCTTGCCGGGAGCCTTCCTCAGTGACACCTATTTCGGCCGCTACAAAACCCTCGGATTTGCTTCAGTTGCTTCCTTCTTG GGGATGCTCATACTAACCCTAACAGCGGCGGTTGCAAATCTGCATCCTCCAAGCTGTGAAGCAGATGGAAAAAGTGGCCCATGCATTGGTCCAACACCATGGCAAATGGCGTTTTTACTAAGCGGACTCGGTCTACTAGTTGTCGGAGCTGGTGGCATTAGGCCTTGTAACTTAGCCTTTGGTGCAGACCAATTTGATCCCAATACTGAATCAGGGAAGAAGGCTACCAACAGCTTTTTCAACTGGTACTACTTCACCTTCACTTTTGCCATGATGGTTTCTTTGACAATCATCGTCTACGTGCAATCGAACGTGAGCTGGGCTTGGGGGTTGGGAATTCCTACGTTTCTCATGTTCTTGTCATGTGCACTATTCTTCATGGGTACAAAAATTTATATGATAGTGAAACCAGATGGTAGTCCATTCACAACTGCAGTGAGGGTCACAGTTGCTGCAGTCAAGAAGAGAGGACTGCAATTACCGGAGCAACCAGGGATTTCACTTTTTAACTACGTCCCGAAAAGCTCTATCAACTCCAAGATTCCTTACACTGATCAATTCAG AATCCTTAACAAAGCTGCAATCATGACCAATGAAGACAAAATCAACCCGGATGGGTCAGCAGCAAATCCATGGGGACTTTGCAGTATGCAGCAAGTGGAAGAAATTAAGTGCTTGGTGAGAGTGGTTCCCATTTGGATCTCACAAGTTATATACTATGTTACCCATGTGCAACAACAAACTTATACAGTCTTCCAAGCACTGCAATCCGACAGGCACCTTGGCAACACCGGCTTCAAGATCCCCGCTGCGTCTTACACAATATTCACCATGCTTGCCCTCACACTCTGGATACCAATCTATGACAGACTCTTAgtcccaaaattgagaaaaattacAGGAAAAGAAGGGGGCATCACAGTACTACAAAAGATGGGCATTGGCATGGTTCTTGCTATAATAACCATGCTAGTGTCTGGCCTAGttgaagagaagagaagaagcTTGGCTCTCTCTAATCCCATTGGAATGGAGGAAAGAAGGGGTGCAATTTCTTCGATGTCCGGATTTTGGTTCGTCCCTCAGTTGTCACTAATCGGACTTTCTGAGGCTTGCACAGTAATTGGCCAAGTGGAGTTTTATTACAAGCAATTCCCAGAAAACATGAGAAGCATTGGGGGTTCATTTTTGTTTGTAGGGATGGCAATGTCCAATTACCTGAGTAGTTTTTTGGTGTCCATAGTTCACCATACCAGTGATTGGCTGCCTGAAGATCTTAACAAGGGGAGATTGGATTACTTTTATTATGTGGTGGTTGTATTGGAGGTTTTGAATCTTGTCTATTTCGTAGTACTTGCTAGGTGGTTTAAGTACAAAGGAAGTGGTGGAAGTGCCTCAGAAATTGGGATGGAGAATATGCAATCTGAGAAACATCTTGTTTGA